In one window of Mercurialis annua linkage group LG4, ddMerAnnu1.2, whole genome shotgun sequence DNA:
- the LOC126677119 gene encoding uncharacterized protein LOC126677119 isoform X3 produces MPSPAIPRSTSDPYLSSALKTRVPPSNRSTCSTSRSKKSVYWFNWSNAKLGHLISIGRNSFDSSSSKHSDLTEESLEAHNRRQLQEAAVFDNSNVDDKNAKCSPYYKGLTDYSLIISREKHQYLPPSPGRESHATTIASSSSSISSFMFIKIQEWSACFSSFKSSSKDKQNQALLIALAPAPVQVQVTSPVSAPPVLVPCFAPPGPAGVNTITTEQGNPQYSSLPVESSTGRMPMKRKETDKDVSSVIIEEEKPLRERVSIAESKSPFATATSAQSVVRTETASISNVDEKNEIEMIDANKFTWADKYRPETLKDFICNRTTAAKMQGLIKETDRNHFIFEGHPGVGKRTMIRAMIEEAYQPDRIREDSKKFNLQEESVGSIDVKIKVSSHHIEVNLSDLKGYEKHVVVELIKQTDDRKSRNSLLRNDNCRAVVLYNADKLSADAVMYIKWLLERYKGSSKFFFCCSDDSKLQPLKELCTFVQLFLPSNQEIVEVLEYIAKQECLQLPRQFAERIAAESKNNLRQAIRSFEASWQQRSSCSFTEDQEILTGWEDDIANIAKDMIQEQSPKQLYVIRGKLQSLIEHDVSPKFIFNALLVELKKHLDEFCQCQLDNLYKDYNRKDGNMLEGENQILLAHNRYEEAGKRFHDPSKKKFQKFMKIEEFIAKFMSLYKLHITTSNKSMQYDSGP; encoded by the exons ATGCCGAGTCCAGCAATCCCTCGCTCCACTTCTGATCCATATCTTTCCTCTGCTTTGAAGACTCGTGTTCCTCCTTCAAATCGCTCTACTTGCTCCACTTCTCGATCTAAGAAGTCGGTTTACTGGTTTAATTGGAGTAATGCCAAGCTTGGTCACCTTATTAGTATTGGAAGAAACAGTTTCGACTCGTCATCCTCTAAGCATTCTGATTTAACCGAGGAGAGTCTTGAAGCTCATAACAGAAGACAGTTGCAGGAAGCTGCGGTTTTTGATAATAGTAATGTTGATGATAAGAATGCTAAGTGTAGCCCATATTATAAAGGACTTACTGATTACTCGCTTATCATCAGCCGTGAAAAGCATCAGTATTTGCCTCCGAGTCCTGGACGTGAAAGTCATGCTACTACTATTGCTAGTTCTTCGTCGTCTATTTCTTCTTTCATGTTTATTAAGATTCAAGAATGGAGTGCTTGCTTTTCTTCTTTTAAATCTTCTAGTAAAGACAAACAAAATCAAGCTCTGCTTATTGCTCTAGCCCCGGCTCCGGTTCAGGTTCAGGTTACATCTCCAGTTTCTGCTCCTCCAGTTCTTGTCCCTTGTTTCGCTCCTCCGGGCCCTGCTGGTGTCAATACCATTACAACCGAACAAGGAAATCCTCAATACTCTTCTCTGCCTGTTGAATCTTCGACAGGGAGGATGCCCATGAAGAGGAAAGAGACCGATAAGGATGTTTCATCCGTTATCATCGAAGAGGAGAAGCCATTGAGGGAGAGAGTATCAATTGCAGAATCTAAATCACCATTTGCAACAGCAACATCCGCGCAATCTGTAGTAAGAACTGAAACAGCTAGCATTAGTAATGTAGATGAGAAGAATGAGATTGAAATGATCGATGCAAATAAATTTACATGGGCAGACAAGTATCGGCCAGAAACTCTTAAAGATTTTATCTGCAATCGAACTACAGCTGCCAAGATGCAGGGTCTG ATAAAGGAGACTGATCGCAATCATTTCATATTTGAAGGACATCCTGGTGTAGGTAAAAGAACCATGATCCGAGCTATGATTGAAGAAGCATATCAACCAGACAGA ATCAGGGAAGACAGCAAAAAGTTTAACTTACAG GAAGAATCGGTTGGTAGCATAGACGTAAAAATAAAGGTATCATCGCATCATATTGAAGTCAATCTCTCTGATCTGAAAGGGTATGAGAAGCATGTCGTTGTCGAACTTATAAAACAAACTGATGATAGGAAGTCCAGGAACAGTTTGTTGAGAAATGATAACTGTCGAG CGGTCGTGTTGTACAATGCAGACAAGCTATCTGCAGATGCTGTCATGTACATAAAGTGGCTGCTAGAAAGGTATAAGGGTTCCAGTAAGTTCTTTTTCTGCTGCTCTGATGATTCCAAGCTTCAGCCACTTAAGGAACTCTGCACCTTTGTTCAGCTTTTCCTGCCATCGAATCAAGAA ATTGTTGAAGTTTTAGAATACATAGCCAAACAGGAATGCCTACAATTGCCTAGACAATTCGCTGAAAGGATTGCTGCAGAATCAAAAAATAATCTCCGCCAAGCCATTCGTTCATTTGAAGCATCATGGCAGCAGAGAAG CAGTTGTTCCTTCACAGAAGATCAAGAAATTTTGACCGGATGGGAAGATGACATAGCAAACATCGCGAAGGATATGATCCAAGAACAAAGTCCAAAACA GTTATATGTCATTCGCGGGAAGCTTCAGAGTCTAATCGAGCATGATGTCTCCCCTAAGTTTATCTTCAAT GCCCTTCTCGTTGAGCTGAAAAAGCATCTGGATGAGTTCTGCCAATGCCAGCTTGACAATTTATACAAGGATTACAAT AGAAAAGATGGGAACATGCTAGAGGGCGAAAATCAAATTCTATTAGCACACAATCGATATGAGGAAGCTGGTAAAAGGTTTCATGATCCCTCGAaaaagaaatttcaaaaattcatGAAAATTGAAG AGTTCATAGCAAAATTTATGAGCTTGTACAAGTTACATATTACCACTAGTAACAAAAGCA
- the LOC126677119 gene encoding uncharacterized protein LOC126677119 isoform X1, translating into MPSPAIPRSTSDPYLSSALKTRVPPSNRSTCSTSRSKKSVYWFNWSNAKLGHLISIGRNSFDSSSSKHSDLTEESLEAHNRRQLQEAAVFDNSNVDDKNAKCSPYYKGLTDYSLIISREKHQYLPPSPGRESHATTIASSSSSISSFMFIKIQEWSACFSSFKSSSKDKQNQALLIALAPAPVQVQVTSPVSAPPVLVPCFAPPGPAGVNTITTEQGNPQYSSLPVESSTGRMPMKRKETDKDVSSVIIEEEKPLRERVSIAESKSPFATATSAQSVVRTETASISNVDEKNEIEMIDANKFTWADKYRPETLKDFICNRTTAAKMQGLIKETDRNHFIFEGHPGVGKRTMIRAMIEEAYQPDRIREDSKKFNLQEESVGSIDVKIKVSSHHIEVNLSDLKGYEKHVVVELIKQTDDRKSRNSLLRNDNCRAVVLYNADKLSADAVMYIKWLLERYKGSSKFFFCCSDDSKLQPLKELCTFVQLFLPSNQEIVEVLEYIAKQECLQLPRQFAERIAAESKNNLRQAIRSFEASWQQRSSCSFTEDQEILTGWEDDIANIAKDMIQEQSPKQLYVIRGKLQSLIEHDVSPKFIFNALLVELKKHLDEFCQCQLDNLYKDYNRKDGNMLEGENQILLAHNRYEEAGKRFHDPSKKKFQKFMKIEGKLPNINYLTNFLFLGHFRQTNFTFFTFGRVHSKIYELVQVTYYH; encoded by the exons ATGCCGAGTCCAGCAATCCCTCGCTCCACTTCTGATCCATATCTTTCCTCTGCTTTGAAGACTCGTGTTCCTCCTTCAAATCGCTCTACTTGCTCCACTTCTCGATCTAAGAAGTCGGTTTACTGGTTTAATTGGAGTAATGCCAAGCTTGGTCACCTTATTAGTATTGGAAGAAACAGTTTCGACTCGTCATCCTCTAAGCATTCTGATTTAACCGAGGAGAGTCTTGAAGCTCATAACAGAAGACAGTTGCAGGAAGCTGCGGTTTTTGATAATAGTAATGTTGATGATAAGAATGCTAAGTGTAGCCCATATTATAAAGGACTTACTGATTACTCGCTTATCATCAGCCGTGAAAAGCATCAGTATTTGCCTCCGAGTCCTGGACGTGAAAGTCATGCTACTACTATTGCTAGTTCTTCGTCGTCTATTTCTTCTTTCATGTTTATTAAGATTCAAGAATGGAGTGCTTGCTTTTCTTCTTTTAAATCTTCTAGTAAAGACAAACAAAATCAAGCTCTGCTTATTGCTCTAGCCCCGGCTCCGGTTCAGGTTCAGGTTACATCTCCAGTTTCTGCTCCTCCAGTTCTTGTCCCTTGTTTCGCTCCTCCGGGCCCTGCTGGTGTCAATACCATTACAACCGAACAAGGAAATCCTCAATACTCTTCTCTGCCTGTTGAATCTTCGACAGGGAGGATGCCCATGAAGAGGAAAGAGACCGATAAGGATGTTTCATCCGTTATCATCGAAGAGGAGAAGCCATTGAGGGAGAGAGTATCAATTGCAGAATCTAAATCACCATTTGCAACAGCAACATCCGCGCAATCTGTAGTAAGAACTGAAACAGCTAGCATTAGTAATGTAGATGAGAAGAATGAGATTGAAATGATCGATGCAAATAAATTTACATGGGCAGACAAGTATCGGCCAGAAACTCTTAAAGATTTTATCTGCAATCGAACTACAGCTGCCAAGATGCAGGGTCTG ATAAAGGAGACTGATCGCAATCATTTCATATTTGAAGGACATCCTGGTGTAGGTAAAAGAACCATGATCCGAGCTATGATTGAAGAAGCATATCAACCAGACAGA ATCAGGGAAGACAGCAAAAAGTTTAACTTACAG GAAGAATCGGTTGGTAGCATAGACGTAAAAATAAAGGTATCATCGCATCATATTGAAGTCAATCTCTCTGATCTGAAAGGGTATGAGAAGCATGTCGTTGTCGAACTTATAAAACAAACTGATGATAGGAAGTCCAGGAACAGTTTGTTGAGAAATGATAACTGTCGAG CGGTCGTGTTGTACAATGCAGACAAGCTATCTGCAGATGCTGTCATGTACATAAAGTGGCTGCTAGAAAGGTATAAGGGTTCCAGTAAGTTCTTTTTCTGCTGCTCTGATGATTCCAAGCTTCAGCCACTTAAGGAACTCTGCACCTTTGTTCAGCTTTTCCTGCCATCGAATCAAGAA ATTGTTGAAGTTTTAGAATACATAGCCAAACAGGAATGCCTACAATTGCCTAGACAATTCGCTGAAAGGATTGCTGCAGAATCAAAAAATAATCTCCGCCAAGCCATTCGTTCATTTGAAGCATCATGGCAGCAGAGAAG CAGTTGTTCCTTCACAGAAGATCAAGAAATTTTGACCGGATGGGAAGATGACATAGCAAACATCGCGAAGGATATGATCCAAGAACAAAGTCCAAAACA GTTATATGTCATTCGCGGGAAGCTTCAGAGTCTAATCGAGCATGATGTCTCCCCTAAGTTTATCTTCAAT GCCCTTCTCGTTGAGCTGAAAAAGCATCTGGATGAGTTCTGCCAATGCCAGCTTGACAATTTATACAAGGATTACAAT AGAAAAGATGGGAACATGCTAGAGGGCGAAAATCAAATTCTATTAGCACACAATCGATATGAGGAAGCTGGTAAAAGGTTTCATGATCCCTCGAaaaagaaatttcaaaaattcatGAAAATTGAAGGTAAACTTccaaacattaattatttaacaaattttctttttctgggTCATTTTCGTCAAactaattttacattttttaccTTCGGCAGAGTTCATAGCAAAATTTATGAGCTTGTACAAGTTACATATTACCACTAG
- the LOC126677119 gene encoding uncharacterized protein LOC126677119 isoform X2, giving the protein MPSPAIPRSTSDPYLSSALKTRVPPSNRSTCSTSRSKKSVYWFNWSNAKLGHLISIGRNSFDSSSSKHSDLTEESLEAHNRRQLQEAAVFDNSNVDDKNAKCSPYYKGLTDYSLIISREKHQYLPPSPGRESHATTIASSSSSISSFMFIKIQEWSACFSSFKSSSKDKQNQALLIALAPAPVQVQVTSPVSAPPVLVPCFAPPGPAGVNTITTEQGNPQYSSLPVESSTGRMPMKRKETDKDVSSVIIEEEKPLRERVSIAESKSPFATATSAQSVVRTETASISNVDEKNEIEMIDANKFTWADKYRPETLKDFICNRTTAAKMQGLIKETDRNHFIFEGHPGVGKRTMIRAMIEEAYQPDRIREDSKKFNLQEESVGSIDVKIKVSSHHIEVNLSDLKGYEKHVVVELIKQTDDRKSRNSLLRNDNCRAVVLYNADKLSADAVMYIKWLLERYKGSSKFFFCCSDDSKLQPLKELCTFVQLFLPSNQEIVEVLEYIAKQECLQLPRQFAERIAAESKNNLRQAIRSFEASWQQRSCSFTEDQEILTGWEDDIANIAKDMIQEQSPKQLYVIRGKLQSLIEHDVSPKFIFNALLVELKKHLDEFCQCQLDNLYKDYNRKDGNMLEGENQILLAHNRYEEAGKRFHDPSKKKFQKFMKIEGKLPNINYLTNFLFLGHFRQTNFTFFTFGRVHSKIYELVQVTYYH; this is encoded by the exons ATGCCGAGTCCAGCAATCCCTCGCTCCACTTCTGATCCATATCTTTCCTCTGCTTTGAAGACTCGTGTTCCTCCTTCAAATCGCTCTACTTGCTCCACTTCTCGATCTAAGAAGTCGGTTTACTGGTTTAATTGGAGTAATGCCAAGCTTGGTCACCTTATTAGTATTGGAAGAAACAGTTTCGACTCGTCATCCTCTAAGCATTCTGATTTAACCGAGGAGAGTCTTGAAGCTCATAACAGAAGACAGTTGCAGGAAGCTGCGGTTTTTGATAATAGTAATGTTGATGATAAGAATGCTAAGTGTAGCCCATATTATAAAGGACTTACTGATTACTCGCTTATCATCAGCCGTGAAAAGCATCAGTATTTGCCTCCGAGTCCTGGACGTGAAAGTCATGCTACTACTATTGCTAGTTCTTCGTCGTCTATTTCTTCTTTCATGTTTATTAAGATTCAAGAATGGAGTGCTTGCTTTTCTTCTTTTAAATCTTCTAGTAAAGACAAACAAAATCAAGCTCTGCTTATTGCTCTAGCCCCGGCTCCGGTTCAGGTTCAGGTTACATCTCCAGTTTCTGCTCCTCCAGTTCTTGTCCCTTGTTTCGCTCCTCCGGGCCCTGCTGGTGTCAATACCATTACAACCGAACAAGGAAATCCTCAATACTCTTCTCTGCCTGTTGAATCTTCGACAGGGAGGATGCCCATGAAGAGGAAAGAGACCGATAAGGATGTTTCATCCGTTATCATCGAAGAGGAGAAGCCATTGAGGGAGAGAGTATCAATTGCAGAATCTAAATCACCATTTGCAACAGCAACATCCGCGCAATCTGTAGTAAGAACTGAAACAGCTAGCATTAGTAATGTAGATGAGAAGAATGAGATTGAAATGATCGATGCAAATAAATTTACATGGGCAGACAAGTATCGGCCAGAAACTCTTAAAGATTTTATCTGCAATCGAACTACAGCTGCCAAGATGCAGGGTCTG ATAAAGGAGACTGATCGCAATCATTTCATATTTGAAGGACATCCTGGTGTAGGTAAAAGAACCATGATCCGAGCTATGATTGAAGAAGCATATCAACCAGACAGA ATCAGGGAAGACAGCAAAAAGTTTAACTTACAG GAAGAATCGGTTGGTAGCATAGACGTAAAAATAAAGGTATCATCGCATCATATTGAAGTCAATCTCTCTGATCTGAAAGGGTATGAGAAGCATGTCGTTGTCGAACTTATAAAACAAACTGATGATAGGAAGTCCAGGAACAGTTTGTTGAGAAATGATAACTGTCGAG CGGTCGTGTTGTACAATGCAGACAAGCTATCTGCAGATGCTGTCATGTACATAAAGTGGCTGCTAGAAAGGTATAAGGGTTCCAGTAAGTTCTTTTTCTGCTGCTCTGATGATTCCAAGCTTCAGCCACTTAAGGAACTCTGCACCTTTGTTCAGCTTTTCCTGCCATCGAATCAAGAA ATTGTTGAAGTTTTAGAATACATAGCCAAACAGGAATGCCTACAATTGCCTAGACAATTCGCTGAAAGGATTGCTGCAGAATCAAAAAATAATCTCCGCCAAGCCATTCGTTCATTTGAAGCATCATGGCAGCAGAGAAG TTGTTCCTTCACAGAAGATCAAGAAATTTTGACCGGATGGGAAGATGACATAGCAAACATCGCGAAGGATATGATCCAAGAACAAAGTCCAAAACA GTTATATGTCATTCGCGGGAAGCTTCAGAGTCTAATCGAGCATGATGTCTCCCCTAAGTTTATCTTCAAT GCCCTTCTCGTTGAGCTGAAAAAGCATCTGGATGAGTTCTGCCAATGCCAGCTTGACAATTTATACAAGGATTACAAT AGAAAAGATGGGAACATGCTAGAGGGCGAAAATCAAATTCTATTAGCACACAATCGATATGAGGAAGCTGGTAAAAGGTTTCATGATCCCTCGAaaaagaaatttcaaaaattcatGAAAATTGAAGGTAAACTTccaaacattaattatttaacaaattttctttttctgggTCATTTTCGTCAAactaattttacattttttaccTTCGGCAGAGTTCATAGCAAAATTTATGAGCTTGTACAAGTTACATATTACCACTAG
- the LOC126678380 gene encoding pentatricopeptide repeat-containing protein At4g35130, chloroplastic-like produces KILGSRIIPILSTNSSHFNAFLHFFTSPKLPLLLLHSHHLNTHKPFISLLNSCKQLNTLTWNLTMKTSLDAGLFDEVLFSYKKMKELGVKNDTFTFPIINRAVLSLKSDVAFGKMVHCDAIKTGFGHDLYYCNTMIEVYVKYGFVCYARKLFDEMPLRDLVSWTSMISGYVCGGCFVCAFELFNEMRLEVEPNSVTLIVMLQGCYGCDSLSEGKGFHCYAIKNGLLLDRSLQNSILKMYSRSGSVEEVESFFVEIDKRDVISWNILIGFYSGRGDAEEVVGLLDRMHGEVDFSSETLTLVVSALAKNGNLVEGEKLHSFSIKSGLCDHVLLASFLDFYAKCGELSNSVRLFEEISSRSSITWNTMMSGYIRNGYFGEAISLFRKMQASGIELQAEILGSLVEACSHLGALQLGKEIHGYLTRNVFYKLEEDKLRLQTSILNMYVRCGSIVSARECFDTMVEKDNITWTSMIEGYGVHGMAIEAVQLFDQMLMERVIPNSVTFLSLLSACSHSGLIRQGFELFHFMKWRCHIEPDLDHYTSMVDLLGRCGKIREALTMIMKMVVASDSRIWGALLAACRVHGDKKAAEFAARRLLELESDNVGYYTILSNIQASVGNWNEVEEVRIVMHDKDLRKTPGWSYIEERGSGVKK; encoded by the coding sequence AAGATTTTAGGATCAAGAATAATACCTATACTCTCCACCAATTCTTCACATTTCAATGCCTTCCTACACTTCTTCACCTCTCCTAAACTCCCTCTTCTCCTACTTCACTCCCATCACCTAAACACCCATAAACCCTTCATTTCACTTCTAAATTCATGTAAGCAACTCAACACTCTAACATGGAATTTGACGATGAAAACCTCTCTCGATGCTGGTCTTTTTGATGAGGTTTTGTTCTCCTATAAGAAGATGAAAGAACTGGGTGTTAAGAATGATACCTTCACTTTTCCCATAATAAATAGAGCCGTTTTGTCGCTTAAAAGTGATGTAGCGTTTGGAAAAATGGTTCATTGTGATGCAATAAAGACGGGTTTTGGACATGATTTGTATTATTGTAATACTATGATTGAAGTTTATGTGAAATACGGGTTTGTTTGTTATGCTCGGAAACTGTTCGATGAAATGCCGCTGAGGGATTTGGTTTCTTGGACTTCTATGATTTCTGGGTATGTTTGTGGGGGATGTTTTGTTTGtgcttttgaattgtttaatGAAATGAGGTTGGAGGTGGAACCGAATTCAGTTACTCTGATTGTTATGCTGCAGGGGTGTTATGGATGTGATAGTTTGAGTGAAGGGAAGGGATTTCATTGCTATGCCATCAAGAATGGGCTATTACTAGATAGGTCGTTGCAAAATTCGATTTTGAAAATGTATAGTAGGTCGGGTTCTGTCGAAGAAGTGGAATCGTTTTTCGTTGAGATTGATAAGAGGGATGTTATTTCTTGGAATATTTTGATTGGCTTCTATTCGGGGAGAGGAGATGCTGAAGAAGTGGTCGGTTTATTGGATCGAATGCACGGAGAAGTAGATTTTAGCAGCGAGACTTTAACTTTAGTCGTATCAGCGTTAGCGAAGAATGGGAATCTAGTGGAAGGTGAAAAGCTTCATTCTTTCTCTATAAAATCCGGGCTATGCGACCATGTTTTGCTAGCTTCATTTTTGGACTTTTATGCAAAATGTGGGGAATTGAGTAACTCGGTTAGATTGTTTGAAGAGATTTCTAGTCGAAGCAGCATCACTTGGAATACAATGATGTCGGGGTATATTCGAAATGGGTACTTTGGTGAGGCCATTAGTTTGTTCCGGAAAATGCAAGCTTCGGGTATTGAACTTCAAGCAGAGATTCTAGGAAGCCTTGTCGAGGCATGTAGTCACCTGGGTGCATTGCAGTTAGGCAAAGAAATCCATGGATACCTCACGAGGAACGTGTTTTACAAACTCGAAGAAGACAAACTACGATTGCAAACCTCTATCCTCAATATGTATGTAAGATGTGGAAGTATTGTGTCTGCAAGAGAATGTTTTGATACAATGGTGGAAAAAGATAATATAACATGGACATCTATGATTGAGGGATATGGAGTTCATGGAATGGCTATTGAAGCCGTACAGCTTTTCGATCAAATGCTGATGGAAAGAGTAATACCAAATAGTGTAACATTCCTGAGTTTGTTGTCTGCTTGTAGCCACTCTGGTCTTATTAGACAAGGCTTTGAGTTGTTCCATTTTATGAAATGGAGATGCCATATCGAACCTGATTTGGATCATTACACTTCCATGGTGGACCTATTAGGTAGATGTGGAAAGATAAGAGAAGCATTGACTATGATAATGAAAATGGTGGTTGCTTCCGATAGTAGAATATGGGGCGCTCTTCTTGCCGCCTGTAGAGTTCATGGAGACAAGAAAGCTGCAGAATTCGCAGCGCGGAGGCTCTTGGAGTTGGAAAGTGATAATGTAGGATATTATACAATACTAAGTAATATCCAAGCTAGTGTCGGAAATTGGAATGAAGTTGAAGAGGTTCGGATTGTTATGCATGATAAAGATTTGAGGAAGACACCAGGTTGGAGTTACATTGAGGAAAGAGGTAGCGGAGTGAAAAAATAG
- the LOC126678200 gene encoding probable methyltransferase PMT7: MGLGSAFDSKSGQMIMVALLLMIGSFYLGTLFGANNAPIPNSSSSPASPGTSTFTNRIALTYRRTPLLIPEGGMNICPLKFNEYIPCHDIKYISGLLPTLDLSRREELERHCPSLEKRLFCLVPPPEDYKLPIKWPTSRDYVWRSNVNHTHLAEVKGGQNWVHEQDQLWWFPGGGTHFKHGAEEYIQRLGNMTTDETGDLRSAGVVQVLDVGCGVASFSAYLLALDIQTMSIAPKDGHENQIQFALERGIGAMISAIATKQLPYPSNSFEMVHCSRCRVDWHENNGILMQEVDRLLRNNGYFVYSAPPAYRKDKDYPQIWDKLVNLTSAMCWKLIARKVQTAIWVKQDNEQCLMQNAEKKLINICDTPLDDMKPSWNTPLRNCIQRRSSQANAKKLPPRPERLSLYSESLSRIGVSEEDFSSDAIFWQNQVRNYWKLMNASDTDIRNIMDMNAFVGGFSMALNTLPVWVMNVVPMSANNTLSAIYDRGLLGIYHDWCESFSTYPRTYDLLHADHLFGHYRNHGEGCLLEDIMLEMDRIIRPKGFIIIRDEESVTLRIRELAPSFLWEVESHSLENKEKRLETVLICRKKFWAII, encoded by the exons ATGGGTTTAGGTTCGGCTTTTGATTCAAAATCTGGGCAGATGATAATGGTGGCTTTGCTATTAATGATCGGTTCTTTCTATTTAGGCACTCTTTTTGGCGCTAACAATGCTCCTATTCCCAATTCCTCCTCTTCTCCTGCATCACCTG GTACTTCGACATTTACCAACAGAATAGCTCTTACCTATCGGAGAACACCATTATTGATTCCAGAAGGCGGGATGAATATATGTCCCCTGAAGTTCAATGAGTATATCCCTTGCCATGATATTAAATATATCAGTGGTCTACTCCCAACTTTGGATCTTTCCAGACGAGAAGAGCTAGAGCGACATTGTCCTTCCTTAGAAAAACGTTTATTCTGCTTGGTGCCACCACCAGAAGATTATAAATTGCCAATAAAATGGCCAACCAGCAGAGACTATGTCTGGCGAAGCAATGTGAATCATACACATCTTGCGGAAGTCAAAGGAGGACAAAATTGGGTGCATGAACAAGATCAGTTATGGTGGTTTCCAGGCGGTGGTACTCATTTCAAGCATGGAGCAGAGGAGTACATTCAGAG ATTAGGTAATATGACAACTGATGAAACGGGTGATCTACGCTCAGCTGGTGTTGTTCAAGTTTTGGATGTTGGATGTGGGGTTGCTAGCTTCTCAGCCTATCTTCTTGCCTTAGATATACAAACAATGTCTATTGCTCCCAAAGATGGTCATGAAAATCAGATTCAATTTGCCTTAGAACGAGGAATTGGTGCCATGATCTCTGCCATTGCCACAAAGCAACTTCCCTATCCATCTAACTCTTTTGAGATGGTGCACTGTTCAAGATGTCGGGTTGATTGGCATGAGAACA ATGGTATTTTAATGCAAGAAGTTGATCGCCTTCTTAGAAACAACGGATATTTTGTATATTCAGCTCCTCCTGCTTACCGTAAGGATAAAGATTATCCACAGATTTGGGATAAGTTGGTAAATCTGACTTCAGCAATGTGCTGGAAACTCATTGCTCGAAAAGTTCAGACTGCAATATGGGTTAAACAAGATAATGAGCAATGCCTAATGCAGAATGCAGAAAAGAAGCTCATAAATATATGTGATACTCCTTTGGATGATATGAAACCATCATGGAATACACCACTGAGGAACTGCATACAAAGAAGGTCTTCACAAGCAAATGCTAAGAAACTCCCTCCTAGGCCAGAGCGTCTTTCTTTATATTCAGAGAGCCTTTCCAGAATAG GTGTCAGTGAAGAAGATTTTTCTTCAGATGCTATATTCTGGCAAAATCAAGTCAGAAATTACTGGAAGCTGATGAATGCCAGTGATACAGATATACGAAATATTATGGACATGAATGCTTTTGTTGGGGGGTTTTCCATGGCTTTGAATACTTTGCCTGTGTGGGTGATGAATGTAGTTCCTATGAGCGCGAATAATACTTTGTCTGCTATATATGACCGAGGTCTTTTAGGAATTTATCATGATTG GTGTGAATCATTCTCAACATATCCACGCACATATGATTTGTTGCATGCTGACCATCTATTCGGCCACTATAGAAACCATGGAGAAGGTTGCTTACTGGAAGATATTATGCTGGAGATGGACCGCATTATAAGACCTAAG GGATTTATTATCATCAGAGATGAAGAATCTGTCACATTAAGAATTCGTGAGTTAGCTCCGAGCTTTTTATGGGAGGTTGAGTCGCATTCTCtggaaaacaaagaaaaaaggCTTGAAACAGTGCTAATTTGCCGAAAGAAGTTTTGGGCAATCATCTAA